From Rattus rattus isolate New Zealand chromosome 17, Rrattus_CSIRO_v1, whole genome shotgun sequence, the proteins below share one genomic window:
- the Ptger1 gene encoding prostaglandin E2 receptor EP1 subtype, translating into MGGNQEVGVGWRPGQIPVTCAGQPSPPADVRAERSPAQEMKAVTGEVRSEREQPGSCGGALGTESWDTTSLCPLFIYAALLATDMSPYGLNLSLADEATTCVTPRVPNTSVVLPTGGNGTSPALPIFSMTLGAVSNVLALALLAQVAGRLRRRRSTATFLLFVASLLAIDLAGHVIPGALVLRLYTAGRAPAGGACHFLGGCMVFFGLCPLLLGCGMAVERCVGVTQPLIHAARVSVARARLALALLAAIALAVALLPLVHVGHYELQYPGTWCFISLGPPGGWRQALLAGLFAGLGLAALLAALVCNTLSGLALLRARWRRRRSRRFRENAGPDDRRRWGSRGLRLASASSASSITSTTAALRSSRGGGSARRVHAHDVEMVGQLVGIMVVSCICWSPLLVLVVLAIGGWNSNSLQRPLFLAVRLASWNQILDPWVYILLRQAMLRQLLRLLPLRVSAKGGPTELSLTKSGWEASSLRSSRHSGFSHL; encoded by the exons ATGGGTGGAAaccaggaggtgggggtggggtggagaccaGGACAGATACCAGTGACCTGTGCAGGTCAACCAAGCCCCCCAGCAGATGTGAGGGCAGAGAGAAGCCCGGCACAAGAGATGAAGGCAGTGACAGGTGAAGTAAGATCTGAAAGGGAGCAGCCAGGGTCATGTGGAGGTGCCCTGGGCACAGAAAGTTGGGACACTACCTCACTGTGCCCTCTTTTTATCTACGCAGCCCTCTTGGCCACTGATATGAGCCCCTACGGGCTTAACCTGAGCCTAGCGGATGAGGCAACAACGTGTGTAACACCCAGGGTCCCCAATACATCTGTGGTGCTGCCAACAGGCGGTAACGGCACATCACCAGCGCTGCCTATCTTCTCCATGACGCTGGGTGCTGTGTCCAACGTGCTGGCGCTGGCGCTGCTGGCCCAGGTTGCAGGCAGACTGCGGCGCCGCCGCTCGACTGCCACCTTCCTGTTGTTCGTCGCCAGCCTGCTTGCCATCGACCTAGCAGGCCATGTGATCCCGGGCGCCTTGGTGCTTCGCCTGTATACTGCAGGACGTGCGCCTGCTGGCGGGGCCTGTCATTTCCTGGGCGGCTGCATGGTCTTCTTTGGCCTGTGCCCACTTTTACTTGGCTGTGGCATGGCCGTGGAGCGCTGCGTGGGTGTCACGCAGCCGCTGATCCACGCGGCGCGCGTGTCCGTAGCCCGCGCACGCCTGGCACTAGCCCTGCTGGCCGCCATAGCTTTGGCAGTGGCGCTGCTGCCACTAGTGCACGTGGGTCACTACGAGCTACAGTACCCTGGCACTTGGTGTTTCATTAGCCTTGGGCCTCCTGGAGGTTGGCGCCAGGCGTTGCTTGCCGGCCTCTTCGCCGGCCTTGGCCTGGCTGCGCTCCTTGCGGCACTAGTGTGCAATACGCTCAGCGGCCTGGCGCTCCTTCGTGCCCGCTGGAGGCGGCGTCGCTCTCGACGTTTCCGAGAGAACGCAGGTCCCGATGATCGCCGGCGCTGGGGGTCCCGTGGACTCCGCTTGGCCTCCGCCTCGTCTGCGTCATCCATCACTTCAACCACAGCCGCCCTCCGCAGCTCTCGGGGAGGCGGCTCCGCGCGCAGGGTTCACGCACACGACGTGGAAATGGTGGGCCAGCTCGTGGGCATCATGGTGGTGTCGTGCATCTGCTGGAGCCCCCTGCTG GTATTGGTGGTGTTGGCCATCGGGGGCTGGAACTCTAACTCCCTGCAGCGGCCGCTCTTTCTGGCTGTACGCCTCGCGTCGTGGAACCAGATCCTGGACCCATGGGTGTACATCCTGCTGCGCCAGGCTATGCTGCGCCAACTTCTTCGCCTCCTACCCCTGAGGGTTAGTGCCAAGGGTGGTCCAACGGAGCTGAGCCTAACCAAGAGTGGCTGGGAGGCCAGTTCACTGCGTAGCTCCCGGCACAGTGGCTTCAGCCACTTGTGA
- the Gipc1 gene encoding PDZ domain-containing protein GIPC1, with amino-acid sequence MPLGLGRRKKAPPLVENEEAEPSRSGLGVGEPGPLGGSGAGESQMGLPPPPASLRPRLVFHTQLAHGSPTGRIEGFTNVKELYGKIAEAFRLPAAEVMFCTLNTHKVDMDKLLGGQIGLEDFIFAHVKGQRKEVEVFKSEDALGLTITDNGAGYAFIKRIKEGSVIDHIQLISVGDMIEAINGQSLLGCRHYEVARLLKELPRGRTFTLKLTEPRKAFDMISQRSSGGHPGSGPQLGTGRGTLRLRSRGPATVEDLPSAFEEKAIEKVDDLLESYMGIRDTELAATMVELGKDKRNPDELAEALDERLGDFAFPDEFVFDVWGAIGDAKVGRY; translated from the exons ATGCCACTGGGACTGGGGCGAAGGAAAAAAGCACCACCTCTGGTGGAAAATGAGGAGGCGGAGCCAAGCCGGAGTGGGCTGGGCGTCGGGGAGCCCGGGCCCCTGGGTGGAAGTGGAGCAGGGGAATCCCAGATGGGTTtgcccccacctcctgcttcccTCCGGCCTCGCCTCGTGTTCCACACCCAGCTGGCCCACGGCAGCCCCACGGGCCGCATCGAGGGCTTCACTAATGTCAAGGAGCTGTACGGCAAGATCGCTGAGGCCTTCCGACTACCGGCTGCTGAG GTGATGTTCTGTACCCTCAACACCCATAAAGTGGATATGGACAAGCTGCTGGGGGGCCAAATCGGGCTGGAGGACTTCATCTTTGCCCATGTCAAGGGGCAGCGCAAAGAGGTGGAAGTATTCAAGTCTGAGGATGCTCTGGGGCTCACCATCACCGACAACGGGGCCGGCTATGCCTTCATTAAG CGCATCAAGGAAGGCAGTGTGATTGACCACATCCAGCTCATCAGCGTGGGTGACATGATTGAAGCCATCAACGGACAAAGCCTGCTGGGCTGTCGGCATTATGAGGTTGCCAGGCTCCTCAAAGAGCTGCCCCGAGGCCGCACCTTcaccctcaaactcacagaacctCGGAAGGCGTTTG ATATGATCAGCCAGCGTTCATCAGGTGGTCACCCTGGCTCAGGCCCACAACTGGGCACTGGCCGAGGGACCCTCCGGCTCCGGTCCCGGGGCCCTGCCACAGTGGAGGATCTG CCGTCGGCTTTTGAGGAAAAGGCCATTGAAAAGGTGGATGACTTGCTAGAGAGCTACATGGGGATCAGAGACACAGAGCTGG CTGCCACGATGGTGGAGCTGGGGAAAGACAAAAGGAACCCAGACGAACTGGCAGAAGCTCTGGATGAACGGCTCGGTGACTTCGCATTCCCGGATGAATTCGTCTTTGATGTCTGGGGAGCCATCGGGGATGCCAAGGTTGGCCGCTACTAA